One genomic region from Microcystis panniformis FACHB-1757 encodes:
- a CDS encoding M56 family metallopeptidase, whose amino-acid sequence MHSLMLLLALTIAIGLRWFLPSYQRRWQTTLFFFLFPPLLLLMTVTSVVCMGYRGQMLGYNSSLISYFSAIIWLVFAIFCLIKLSYQTWQTHRDFSSYPLKKITAQKARVLAVDFPYSARVGFWKSELIVTQGLLNLLDQEHLQAVLAHEQAHQEYHDTFWFFWLGWLRSMSSWLPNSENLWSELVFLRELRADKYASGQVDYLLLAESLLLVAEKVNQVAEISFSDSCCVALNDHSLNNRLLERIDALVESENPELPRFNYQVWLLLSLSLAPFLLLPLHS is encoded by the coding sequence ATGCACAGTTTAATGTTATTACTAGCATTAACTATCGCTATTGGTTTACGTTGGTTTCTGCCTAGCTATCAGCGTCGTTGGCAGACAACGCTATTTTTCTTCCTCTTTCCTCCTTTGCTGCTGTTAATGACAGTTACATCGGTGGTTTGTATGGGCTATCGCGGGCAAATGTTGGGTTATAACTCCAGTTTAATTAGTTACTTTAGTGCTATAATTTGGCTAGTTTTTGCTATATTTTGTTTGATAAAACTCTCCTATCAAACTTGGCAAACCCATCGGGATTTTAGCAGTTATCCCCTCAAAAAAATCACCGCTCAGAAGGCGAGAGTTTTAGCAGTGGATTTTCCCTACAGTGCCAGAGTTGGCTTCTGGAAGTCGGAATTAATTGTGACGCAAGGATTATTAAATCTCTTAGATCAAGAACATTTACAAGCAGTTTTAGCCCACGAACAAGCTCACCAAGAATATCATGACACTTTCTGGTTTTTCTGGTTAGGTTGGTTGCGATCGATGTCTTCTTGGCTGCCCAATAGCGAGAATTTATGGTCAGAATTGGTCTTCTTGCGGGAATTGCGCGCCGATAAGTATGCTTCTGGACAAGTGGATTATTTACTATTAGCTGAATCGCTGCTTTTAGTGGCAGAAAAAGTTAATCAAGTAGCGGAAATAAGTTTCTCCGATAGTTGCTGTGTCGCTCTCAATGATCATTCTTTAAATAATCGTTTATTAGAGAGAATCGATGCTTTAGTCGAGTCAGAAAACCCCGAACTTCCCAGATTTAACTATCAAGTCTGGCTATTGCTTTCCCTCTCCCTCGCTCCTTTCTTACTCTTGCCTTTACACTCCTAA
- the rpsB gene encoding 30S ribosomal protein S2, producing the protein MPVVSLAELLESGVHFGHQTRRWNPKMSQYIYTARNGVHIIDLVQTAQLIEEAYEFVRGEADRGKRFLFIGTKRQAAAIIKQEALRSGSHFVNQRWLGGMLTNWETIRGRVERLKELEELENSGALDKRPKKEASVLRRELGKLEKYLGGIKTMRRLPDLVIVVDQRREYNAIQECQKLGIPIISLLDTNCDPDLVDVPIPANDDAIRSVKLILGKISDAIIEGRRGGQAAVEEYEEDYEDETEYEEEGDYSQYAAEFASGDDDN; encoded by the coding sequence ATGCCCGTTGTCTCTCTCGCAGAATTGCTAGAGTCTGGGGTTCACTTTGGCCATCAAACGCGCCGTTGGAACCCGAAAATGTCTCAGTACATCTACACTGCCCGGAATGGGGTTCATATCATTGATTTGGTGCAAACTGCCCAATTAATCGAAGAAGCTTACGAATTTGTCCGAGGAGAAGCCGATCGCGGTAAACGCTTTTTATTCATCGGTACGAAACGGCAAGCGGCAGCAATCATTAAACAGGAAGCTTTACGCAGCGGTAGCCACTTCGTTAACCAACGCTGGTTGGGGGGAATGTTAACCAACTGGGAAACCATTCGCGGCCGGGTAGAAAGACTCAAAGAATTAGAAGAATTAGAAAATAGCGGCGCCCTTGATAAACGACCGAAAAAAGAAGCATCGGTACTGCGTCGGGAATTAGGCAAACTAGAAAAATACCTCGGTGGCATTAAAACCATGCGCCGGCTGCCGGATTTAGTCATCGTAGTGGATCAGCGTCGGGAATACAACGCTATCCAAGAATGCCAAAAATTGGGCATTCCCATCATCTCCCTCTTGGATACTAACTGCGATCCTGACTTAGTAGATGTGCCGATTCCCGCCAACGATGACGCAATTCGCTCAGTTAAACTGATTTTAGGCAAAATTAGCGATGCGATCATCGAAGGTCGTCGCGGTGGTCAAGCAGCGGTGGAAGAATACGAGGAAGACTACGAGGATGAAACCGAGTACGAGGAAGAAGGTGATTATTCCCAATACGCCGCCGAATTTGCCAGTGGAGACGACGATAACTAG
- the shc gene encoding squalene--hopene cyclase, translating to MQIQDKITEIAAKTAKAIELSQNYLLSTQYSEGYWWAELESNVTITSEAILLHKIWKTDKNRPLDKSATYLRQQQCPNGAWELFYGDGGDLSTTVEAYMGLRLLGIPANDPTLEKAREFILAKGGISKTRIFTKMHLALIGCYDWLGVPSIPAWIMLLPENFPFTIYEMSSWARGSTVPLLIVFDKKPVYKMGFNLDELYTEGVNNVKYELPKSNNWSDVFLWLDGLFKWAEKTNLVPFRQESLKAAEKWVIERQEDTGDWGGIIPAMLNSLLALKALDYDVDDPIVARGLKAVDNFGIETDNTYCVQPCVSPVWDTAWVIRSLIESGLNPAHPAMIKAGQWLIDQQILDYGDWAIKNKIGTPGGWAFEFDNRWYPDLDDSAVVVMALELIKMPDENIKKAVMKRAVNWMATMQCKAGGWGAFDIDNDQNWLNSLPYADLKAMIDPNTADVTARVLEMLGTCDVNMEENRVKKALDYLEKEQEADGSWFGRWGVNYIYGTSGVLSALAFLEPNKYRQQLQKGANWLSGCQNVDGGWGETCFSYNNPKFKGQGNSTASQTAWALIGLLAVGKVTGNYQREVIEKGVNYLLVTQKENGTWNEDYFTGTGFPCHFYLKYHFYQQYFPLLALGRYRALI from the coding sequence ATGCAGATTCAGGACAAAATCACCGAAATAGCCGCTAAAACAGCGAAAGCGATCGAACTTTCTCAAAATTATTTACTTTCTACCCAATACTCTGAGGGTTACTGGTGGGCAGAATTAGAATCTAATGTCACCATCACCTCAGAAGCAATTTTACTACACAAAATCTGGAAAACTGACAAAAATCGCCCCCTAGACAAATCAGCCACCTATCTGCGTCAGCAACAGTGTCCTAACGGCGCTTGGGAGTTATTTTATGGGGATGGTGGCGATCTTAGCACCACTGTGGAAGCCTACATGGGACTGCGACTATTGGGAATTCCCGCTAATGATCCTACTTTAGAAAAAGCCAGAGAATTTATCTTAGCTAAAGGTGGCATCAGCAAAACCCGCATTTTCACCAAAATGCACCTCGCTTTGATTGGTTGTTATGATTGGCTGGGGGTTCCCTCTATCCCCGCTTGGATCATGCTACTGCCGGAAAATTTCCCTTTTACTATCTATGAAATGTCCAGTTGGGCGCGGGGAAGTACGGTTCCTTTATTAATTGTTTTCGACAAAAAACCCGTGTATAAAATGGGTTTTAATCTCGATGAACTCTATACAGAAGGGGTGAATAATGTCAAGTATGAGTTACCAAAAAGTAACAATTGGTCAGATGTTTTTCTTTGGTTAGATGGGCTGTTTAAATGGGCAGAAAAAACTAATTTAGTTCCCTTCCGTCAAGAAAGTCTGAAAGCGGCGGAAAAATGGGTGATTGAACGACAGGAAGACACGGGGGATTGGGGGGGGATTATCCCGGCGATGTTAAATTCCCTGTTAGCTTTAAAAGCCCTAGATTATGATGTTGACGATCCGATTGTTGCCAGGGGTTTAAAAGCGGTGGATAATTTTGGTATTGAGACCGATAATACCTATTGTGTACAGCCCTGTGTGTCGCCGGTTTGGGATACGGCTTGGGTAATTCGATCGCTAATTGAATCCGGGCTAAATCCTGCTCATCCAGCTATGATTAAAGCAGGACAATGGTTAATCGATCAACAAATTCTTGATTATGGCGATTGGGCGATTAAAAATAAAATCGGAACCCCCGGCGGTTGGGCTTTTGAATTTGACAATCGCTGGTATCCGGATTTAGACGATTCGGCTGTGGTGGTGATGGCTTTAGAGTTAATTAAAATGCCCGATGAAAATATTAAAAAAGCTGTGATGAAACGGGCAGTTAATTGGATGGCTACTATGCAGTGTAAAGCTGGTGGTTGGGGGGCTTTTGACATCGATAACGATCAAAACTGGCTTAATTCTTTGCCCTATGCCGATCTAAAAGCAATGATCGATCCTAATACGGCTGATGTGACTGCCAGAGTTCTAGAAATGTTAGGCACTTGTGATGTTAACATGGAAGAAAATCGAGTTAAAAAAGCTTTGGATTATCTGGAAAAAGAACAGGAAGCTGATGGTAGTTGGTTTGGTCGTTGGGGTGTAAATTATATTTATGGAACCAGTGGGGTTTTATCTGCTTTAGCTTTTCTGGAACCGAATAAATATCGCCAGCAATTGCAAAAAGGAGCCAATTGGTTAAGCGGTTGTCAAAATGTTGATGGTGGTTGGGGTGAAACCTGTTTTAGTTACAATAACCCTAAATTTAAAGGACAGGGAAATAGTACCGCTTCCCAAACTGCTTGGGCATTAATCGGTTTATTAGCCGTCGGGAAAGTCACCGGCAATTATCAGCGAGAAGTGATTGAAAAGGGCGTTAACTATCTTCTTGTTACCCAAAAAGAAAATGGTACATGGAATGAAGATTACTTCACCGGTACAGGTTTTCCCTGTCATTTTTACCTGAAATATCATTTCTATCAGCAGTATTTCCCTTTACTAGCTTTGGGGCGTTATCGGGCTTTAATTTAG
- the tsf gene encoding translation elongation factor Ts, producing MAEITAQQVKELREKTGAGMMDCKRALTENAGDITKAIEWLRQKGITSAEKKASRVAAEGMIGSYIHTGSRIGVLVEVNCETDFVARREEFKKLVNDVAMQIAACPNVEYVKVADIPAEISAKEKEIEMGRDDLANKPDNIKEKIVAGRIEKRLKELSLLDQPFIRDQNISIEELIKQAIAALGENIQVRRFQRFVLGEGIEKEETDFAAEVAAQMGQKAPEPVAAAPQVEEKAPEPAAKDNPPAKGKKKK from the coding sequence ATGGCAGAAATTACAGCACAACAGGTTAAAGAACTTAGGGAAAAGACCGGCGCCGGCATGATGGATTGCAAGAGGGCGCTGACGGAAAACGCGGGGGATATAACTAAAGCGATCGAATGGTTGCGTCAAAAAGGGATTACTTCCGCCGAGAAAAAAGCCAGTCGGGTAGCGGCAGAAGGGATGATCGGCAGTTACATCCACACCGGCAGTCGCATCGGTGTTTTAGTGGAAGTGAACTGCGAAACCGATTTTGTTGCCCGTCGCGAGGAGTTCAAAAAATTAGTTAATGACGTGGCGATGCAGATTGCCGCTTGTCCTAACGTCGAATATGTGAAAGTGGCCGATATTCCCGCCGAAATCTCCGCCAAAGAAAAAGAAATTGAGATGGGACGGGACGATTTAGCCAATAAACCCGATAATATCAAAGAAAAAATCGTGGCCGGCCGCATTGAAAAACGTTTGAAAGAACTTTCTCTGCTTGATCAACCCTTTATCCGCGACCAGAACATTAGTATTGAGGAGTTGATCAAACAAGCGATCGCCGCTTTGGGAGAAAATATTCAGGTGCGTCGTTTCCAACGCTTTGTACTAGGTGAAGGGATCGAGAAAGAAGAAACGGATTTCGCCGCCGAAGTAGCCGCCCAAATGGGACAAAAAGCCCCGGAACCCGTAGCAGCAGCCCCGCAAGTGGAGGAAAAAGCTCCGGAACCGGCAGCGAAGGATAATCCGCCCGCTAAAGGCAAAAAGAAAAAGTAA
- the bcp gene encoding thioredoxin-dependent thiol peroxidase, whose translation MTLEVGQKAPEFATPNQRGEISKLADFAGQWLVLYFYPKDNTPGCSTEAIDFTALSPQFQQLNAVILGVSPDSEKSHCRFIEKHNLTIQLLSDPEHQLAEIYQVWGLKKFMGKEYMGIRRSTFLIDPRGNIAYIWSNVKVKAHAEAVLKKLEELQ comes from the coding sequence ATGACCCTAGAAGTTGGACAAAAAGCCCCCGAATTTGCCACCCCCAACCAAAGGGGGGAAATTAGTAAATTAGCAGATTTTGCCGGTCAATGGTTGGTCTTATATTTTTATCCCAAAGATAACACTCCGGGCTGCAGCACAGAAGCGATCGATTTTACCGCTTTGTCGCCGCAATTTCAGCAATTAAATGCGGTAATTCTGGGAGTTAGTCCCGATTCAGAAAAGTCCCACTGTCGTTTTATTGAAAAACACAATTTAACTATTCAATTATTGAGCGATCCCGAGCATCAACTGGCGGAAATTTATCAAGTCTGGGGATTAAAAAAATTTATGGGCAAGGAATATATGGGGATTAGACGCTCCACTTTCCTGATCGACCCCCGGGGAAATATTGCCTATATTTGGTCAAATGTCAAGGTAAAAGCCCATGCAGAAGCGGTTTTGAAAAAACTTGAGGAATTGCAGTAG